atgtagccttaagaggTAATACAAAAAAGTCTCACCACTTAACATCAGATATTTTCTACTTGCTGATCAATGAAGACCCGAAGATCTCCTGACCCAAGTGCCTAATTCTGCATATATTAACAATAGTAATTATATCTCAAGGAAAAAAATCTTGTTCAGAAGCTCCCCAATGGTCAGTGACATCTTACTGTGCTTCCTACTGGCCCTTCTGCTCACCTTCCTCTCTCCGAGTCCAGCTCCTTTATCTGTCATCCATTATAGCCCAGGTCTCATTCCCCGGCTTGCACTCTCACCAGCAGCAGGTGTGATACACTAATCTCATTAGATCTGCTTGGCTGAGTGGGAGAGAGCACAGACCAGAGATAATCCCCCGGCCTGTGCGCTCTCCTCAGCTCATCAAGAGCGATTACATCATTACATCATGTCTGCTGCTGGGAAGAGCATGATGTGCTCCGTATTACTATTTAATTTTATTCATAGTACAGGAACCTCACTACTTTAAGGGAGACACTAAGGGTCAGCACTACTGCAGCCCTCCTACTACTACTGCACAAGGGGGGCAAAACTAATGTGTTAAACCACTAAGAGGCACCATTAttgtaagggggcataactactgtttggaGACATCAAAGGGGCATTCTACTGAGTGGGGGCACTTTTTGAGCATCagttctgtgaagagggcactaagAGGGAAGTTGACTGTGAAAGGGACACTGAGGGGAGTTAACTATTGTGTTGGGAACTAAGGGGGCATTCAGCGCCTCTTGTCCAGTGctaggaaatgttttatttatatatcttttaAATGACTAATTGGTTGGGGATTACAGGGAAGTTTTTTAAGGTGGGGGGCCAACTTTGTCTAGTTATGCTCCTGTGTCTACTATTAGATTGTGATCTGTTTGGCCACCACTGTTTTAGTCACTTGATACTTGAATTTGTGCACCATGCCTTGAACTTTTAATAGAATTTTATGATATATTATTCAGTAATAATAAATGTGTTTTATCCTTGGCAGATAACTGTACTGGGATCTCTGAGAAACatctggtatcttcagattttgaaGTAGATGGTCATGGTATCACGCGAGATGAAGAACATGCCAATATCCAATATATACCCTCAtccaatcacagaaaaaatgtatcACTTTATCCTATTAAACCGGTCCGATtttctgattcatcacagactgtaaCACAGAATAAAAGTCAGCGAGGAGGTGTTaaacttcaaacagctcatgtaagagagaagccattttcatgtgtagaatgtggaaaatgttttagataTAAATCGAAACTTGCCAcacatcagaaaactcacacaggggagaagccattttcatgttcagaatgtagaaaatgttttagatataAATCAGAACTTGtcacacatcagagaattcacacaggagaaaagccatttttatgttcagaatgtgggaaacattTTCTctgtaaatcacatcttgtttcacatcagagaagtcacacaagggagaagccattttcatgttcagaatgtgaaaaatgttttcatcataaatcagctcttgttacacatcagagaagtcacacaggggagaagccattttcatgttcagaatgtgaaaaatgttttcATCAGAAATCAGGTCTTGAtacacatcagagaagtcacactggagcgaagccgttttcatgttcagaatgtgaaaaatgttatcaacagaaatcagatcttgttacacatcagagaagtcaTACTGGAGAGaatccattttcatgttcagaatgtgagaaatgttttacccGGAAATCATCTCtagttaaacatcagagaattcacacaggggagaagccatattcatgttcagaatgtgagaaatcttTTCCTAACAAATCAGCTCTTAAtagacatcagaaaattcacacaggggagaacctATTTTCATGTttaaaatgtagaaaatgttttaaccataaatcagctcttgttagacatcagagaattcacacaggggagaagccattttcatgttcagtatgtgggaaatgttttagcgaTAAATCtgctcttgttatacatcagagaattcacacaggggagaagccattttcatgttcagaatgtgggaaacgttttAACGATAAATCAACTCttcttaaacatcagagaattcacacaggagagaagccattttcatgttcagaatgtgggaaatgttttcatcGTAAATCAGCttttgttagacatcagagaagccattttcttgtttagcCCGTTGGTGATTGCCCCTACTTGTTTTATGGTGGCCAGTAATTGGCTTTATTCCATCAGATAAGTTTTTACTAGGGCTCTTGGACATGGTAGTATGGCCAAGGTGCCCGTTATGCAGACCAGAAACAGCAGGTCTTTAATATACAGGCACCAATCATGCGCACTTCATATCACAGATgaacgcggacccattgacttgaatctgTCTGACTTCCCCAAGATACAGCAAGGTTTGGAGCAGAGGCACAGATCGAAGCGCTTCCGTAG
The sequence above is a segment of the Bufo gargarizans isolate SCDJY-AF-19 chromosome 6, ASM1485885v1, whole genome shotgun sequence genome. Coding sequences within it:
- the LOC122942520 gene encoding gastrula zinc finger protein XlCGF71.1-like — translated: SHQRSHTREKPFSCSECEKCFHHKSALVTHQRSHTGEKPFSCSECEKCFHQKSGLDTHQRSHTGAKPFSCSECEKCYQQKSDLVTHQRSHTGENPFSCSECEKCFTRKSSLVKHQRIHTGEKPYSCSECEKSFPNKSALNRHQKIHTGENLFSCLKCRKCFNHKSALVRHQRIHTGEKPFSCSVCGKCFSDKSALVIHQRIHTGEKPFSCSECGKRFNDKSTLLKHQRIHTGEKPFSCSECGKCFHRKSAFVRHQRSHFLV